The Mustela erminea isolate mMusErm1 chromosome 18, mMusErm1.Pri, whole genome shotgun sequence genome has a window encoding:
- the SUMO2 gene encoding small ubiquitin-related modifier 2 isoform X2, with the protein MADEKPKEGVKTENNDHINLKVAGQDGSVVQFKIKRHTPLSKLMKAYCERQGLSMRQIRFRFDGQPINETDTPAQRYLETILQNAVFVATALDHAPGSQQVIGWL; encoded by the exons ATGGCCGACGAAAAGCCCAAG gAAGGAGTCAAGACTGAGAACAACGATCATATTAATTTGAAGGTGGCGGGGCAGGATGGTTCTGTGGTGCAGTTTAAGATTAAGAGGCATACACCACTTAGTAAACTAATGAAAGCCTATTGTGAACGACAG GGTTTGTCAATGAGGCAGATCAGATTCCGATTTGATGGTCAGCCAATCAATGAAACAGACACACCTGCACAG CGCTATTTGGAGACAATACTTCAGAATGCTGTTTTTGTCGCCACAGCTCTTGATCATGCTCCAGGTTCCCAACAGGTGATTGGTTGGTTGTAG